In Mycobacterium stomatepiae, the following are encoded in one genomic region:
- a CDS encoding LLM class flavin-dependent oxidoreductase has protein sequence MDNPPTVIEDARHAEDRGLDFLGCGEHLFFHGPTPNAFAMLAAAAGATTRIRLVSSIALPPLYPAAIVAKIAATIDIIWRSQR, from the coding sequence GTGGACAATCCGCCAACGGTGATTGAGGACGCACGACATGCCGAGGATCGGGGATTGGATTTCTTGGGCTGCGGCGAACATCTGTTCTTCCATGGCCCCACACCCAACGCGTTCGCGATGCTCGCGGCCGCAGCCGGCGCAACCACCCGGATTCGGCTCGTCAGCTCCATCGCCCTGCCGCCGCTATATCCCGCTGCGATTGTCGCCAAGATCGCTGCCACCATCGACATCATCTGGCGATCACAACGATGA